One window of Papaver somniferum cultivar HN1 chromosome 9, ASM357369v1, whole genome shotgun sequence genomic DNA carries:
- the LOC113307839 gene encoding exopolygalacturonase clone GBGE184-like, giving the protein MANVGMNAAVILLFLPLVFSNVADAASLRINGGIPTVFDVLKFGAVPNGRDDCSEAFVQAWNAACHHPGGNAKLVVPPGNYKLLPAVFQGPCTSEQIVVEVQGIVTGSDQVSDYEESQWVLFENINGLLVTGGGTFDGSGRKTWKYNDCASNPDCQPLAAGLKFMNVTKGIVKQVTSLNPQGYHMALERCDDIEIDGMHLNAPKTSPNTDGIHISASNNVRVSESTIATGGNCISVDQGSTNVPVPKVTCGPKVLTAFTQM; this is encoded by the exons ATGGCCAACGTTGGAATGAATGCTGCGGTGATTCTCTTGTTTTTACCTTTAGTGTTTTCTAACGTGGCCGACGCCGCTAGTTTACGAATTAATGGTGGCATTCCTACCGTTTTTGACGTTTTAAAATTCGGTGCTGTGCCTAATGGTCGTGACGATTGTTCCGAGGCTTTTGTGCAAGCATGGAATGCCGCATGCCACCATCCAGGAGGCAACGCTAAACTTGTTGTCCCACCAGGAAACTATAAACTTCTCCCGGCTGTATTCCAGGGGCCATGCACTAGCGAACAGATTGTTGTTGAGGTGCAAGGAATTGTTACAGGATCAGATCAGGTAAGTGATTACGAGGAAAGCCAATGGGTCCTGTTCGAAAACATAAATGGTTTGCTTGTTACCGGCGGAGGAACTTTTGATGGTAGCGGTAGAAAAACATGGAAATACAATGACTGTGCCTCGAATCCCGATTGCCAGCCTCTCGCTGCT GGTTTGAAATTCATGAACGTAACCAAGGGCATTGTTAAACAAGTCACTTCTCTCAACCCACAAGGATATCATATGGCACTCGAAAGATGCGATGATATTGAGATAGATGGCATGCACCTTAATGCCCCAAAGACTAGCCCTAACACTGATGGAATTCATATCAGTGCATCAAACAACGTCAGGGTTTCCGAAAGCACTATTGCAACTGGTGGCAATTGCATCTCTGTTGACCAGGGTTCCACCAATGTGCCTGTCCCCAAAGTGACCTGTGGCCCAAAGGTTCTCACTGCATTTACCCAGATGTAA
- the LOC113313858 gene encoding EP1-like glycoprotein 2, giving the protein MAPSIHMHFLLFSAILLCSSVLVQSQVPKNQTFQFINQGDFSEYIVEYDANHRIVRTEEDTFFIYPFRLCFYNTTPNAFILALRAGIPNDEDLMRWVWDANRNDPVRENATLTFGRNGNLVLADVDGRVVWQTNTANKGVTGISLQPNGNLVLQDKNGRFVWQSFDYPVDTLLVGQSLKLNGGKKQLVSRTSDVNGRDGPYSIVIDKKGFTMYLKTAGKSLQYGGWEGQGLLNVSFDAVPEDQSITSYELTLAFGEQQQLSTPTRHLLQSRPVGNSRGIILKKLNYNATYSFFRLESDGNIKVFTYYTNTSYLKWDQTYAFFGDDVRECGLPSKCGSFGFCDKRMCIACPSPKGLLGWSESCKPPAAPSCNTGGAAPKYYKIAGVQHFSSPYDEGQGPMKVTDCRDKCNKDCKCAGFFYRGESSKCFTVPVLGTLIKDVNTSHVGYIKY; this is encoded by the coding sequence ATGGCTCCTTCAATTCATATGCATTTCCTTCTATTCTCCGCTATCCTCCTATGCTCTAGTGTTCTAGTTCAATCTCAAGTTCCCAAAAACCAAACATTTCAGTTCATAAATCAAGGCGACTTCAGCGAGTATATAGTTGAATATGATGCAAATCACCGTATTGTAAGAACAGAAGAGGATACATTTTTTATTTATCCATTTCGTCTGTGTTTCTATAACACTACTCCTAATGCATTCATTCTTGCACTGCGAGCTGGTATCCCAAACGATGAAGACTTAATGCGTTGGGTATGGGATGCTAACCGGAACGATCCTGTTCGCGAGAACGCTACTCTAACTTTCGGCCGCAATGGTAATCTAGTACTAGCTGATGTTGATGGTCGGGTGGTTTGGCAAACCAATACTGCCAACAAAGGTGTTACTGGTATTTCCTTGCAGCCTAATGGGAATCTAGTACTTCAGGATAAGAATGGGAGGTTTGTATGGCAGAGTTTCGATTATCCGGTTGATACCCTCTTAGTAGGTCAATCTCTTAAGCTCAACGGTGGGAAAAAACAACTCGTTAGTCGTACATCGGATGTGAATGGTCGAGATGGTCCTTACAGTATTGTGATTGACAAGAAAGGCTTCACAATGTATCTAAAAACTGCAGGCAAATCTCTACAATATGGAGGTTGGGAAGGTCAAGGCCTTTTGAATGTATCTTTTGATGCAGTCCCCGAAGATCAGAGTATTACTTCTTATGAGTTAACACTGGCTTTTGGTGAACAACAACAGCTAAGCACCCCTACTAGGCATTTACTTCAATCAAGACCAGTAGGTAATTCAAGAGGGATTATACTTAAGAAACTCAACTACAATGCAACTTATTCCTTCTTCAGGTTAGAATCAGATGGAAACATCAAAGTATTCACTTACTATACAAATACATCTTACTTAAAATGGGATCAAACTTATGCATTCTTTGGAGATGATGTGAGGGAGTGTGGGTTGCCATCAAAATGCGGTTCATTTGGGTTCTGTGATAAGAGGATGTGCATTGCTTGTCCTAGTCCCAAGGGTTTATTAGGTTGGAGTGAGAGTTGCAAACCTCCTGCAGCGCCTTCATGTAATACTGGTGGTGCCGCGCCGAAATATTACAAGATTGCCGGTGTCCAACATTtttcgagtccatatgacgaaggacAAGGACCAATGAAGGTGACTGATTGCAGGGATAAGTGTAACAAAGATTGCAAATGTGCTGGTTTCTTTTACAGGGGAGAATCCTCCAAGTGTTTCACTGTTCCTGTGCTTGGTACTCTTATCAAGGATGTCAACACTTCCCATGTTGGCTATATCAAGTACTAG